The following DNA comes from Candidatus Alcyoniella australis.
ATCCGTCGGCGGCCAGCACGCGATGGCAAGGCACGAGCACCGGCAGCGGGTTGCGCCCCAGTGCGCCGCCCACCGCCCTGGCCGCTTGGGGCCTGCCCAGGTCGCGGGCGATGTCGCCGTAGGTAGTTGTTGCGCCGTAGGGGATCCGCCGCGTGCGTTGCAACACGGCCGCACTGAACTCTCCGAGGCGATTAAGGTCGACCCGATAGTGCGACAGCTCGGGATTGCTCCCGCAAAAATAGGCGACCAAGTCCTCCACGAGCGGATGCCCGTGCTGGTCAAGTTCTACTTTTGGCAGGGCCACCTCCAGCGCGATACGCGCCGCGCGCCTGGTGCGGCAGGGCAGGACGATCCGGATTATCAGTTCGCCGCGCCACGCTGCTGCGGCGAAGCCCAGGGCCGTGGGAAAAACAACGGCCCGGGCGGGTGCGCGATCAATCGGCGTCGTCGTCGTCGAAATCGGCGTCGCTGGCCGAATCCGCAGCGTCGCTATCGTCGTCATCGGAATCGTCGCTCTCGACTTCCGGCAGCGGCTCCTCGGTGAACCTGACTTCCCTGATGCGCGAGGCGAACAATCTCTCTTCGGGGCTCGGCGCTTCGACCTGGTCCGCGACGCACTTCGGGCAGACCTTGTCTGGTCGGCCCAGGTCGTAGAACTTGCAGCCACACTTGTAGCATTCGTGGCGCTCGCCGTACTCGGGATGGACCGGGTGAATCATGCTTTCCTCCAAGATTCCTCTCCTCATAGAGGAGCGGGAAACTACCAAAAAGCGGATCGGCTGTCTATAAGTTACTCAGCCGGTCAGTTCTTTTCCAGGTTGGCCAGATCAAAACGGTAGTAAAGCCCGGCCTGGGCAAACCAGTTGGCCGCACGATCTCCCTTATGAATCCGGCGGTTGTGCTTATCATAGATGTCGAACTCGTTAAAGACGATCGCCCCGGCCTCGATGCCGAAAAACAGGTCGGCAACAATCCGCACGTCGAGAATCGGTCCCAGGCGCAGCTCGCGGCGATGGATGCGCGAGCCATCGAACGGCTGATCCTCGCTGAGCCGAAACGAGTAGCCGCGCAAGCAGCCGCGAATGCCGGGCCAGAAACGGTCGTTGATCGCAAAGCGGAAGTGGAAGCGATCGGGGATCATCAGGCTGAGCTGGACGTCCTTTGTCGGACGCCAATCGAAGCCCAGGATCGGCACCGGGCTGGGCGCCTCGTACTGGTCGGTGTACCCGCCGCCGAACATCAGGCTCAGTTCCTTGCTGTAGCTAAACAGGGCCACGCCGTAGCCGCGGAAGTAGAAGTCCTCGATCGAGATGTCGCGAAAGTCGCTGGCGATCCCCGGGTCGAAGCGCACCAGCAGCTTCCAGCGCTGGTTCAGATCAAGCAGCGTGCCCACCGAGAACATGGTCATCTGCAGCTGGTCCGGAAGCTGATTTCGAGAGATACGCTGGGACTGGTTGTGCCAATCGTAGTCGCGCAGCTCGTAGACCGCGCCCAGTGTGATGAACTTGATCGGCAGGAACAGGAACGCGTCGAGCCCCTGGCTGTGGGCCTCGAGGTCGGTGTCGTAAAACGTGTCGCGGCCCAGCGTGAAGTAGTCGACGTAGACGATGTCCAGCGCCACGGCCGGCATTGCGATCGAAATTAAAAGCGCGGCCGCGATTGCCGCGAACAGCATCTTGTGGTGCACTGCGCCCCTCCCGAATGCTTTTCTACGATGCTGGGGGCGTATTCTACACGGGGCGGCTATCAGCGCCAACCACCGTCAATTTTCAGCGACAGCGGCGTTGATCCGCGGCGAAACAGCGGCCGCCAACTGCTGGGCGACCAGGATATTTCCCATGCGCGAAAGATGGCCGTTTTTCGGGAACAGGTAGGTCTGGTCCATCTCAAAACGGCTAAACTCATCAAAGGTATCGACTAGCTCCACGCCCTGCTCCGCGCACAGTCGCGCGAAATATTCGCGTACCCCGGGCATGTTGGTCTTGCCCGGCAGTAGCACCAGCAACGCAATCTGCTGCTCGCGGCACAGCGCCACCGTGGCCGCGAAGATCTCGGCGTAGCGCTGCTCGTGCTGCTCGCGCTGGGCCAGCTCAAAGTTGAAGTAGCGCGTCATGTGATCATCGCCGCGCTGTTGCTGCGCCTGGCGCGCCTGGCGTACGCGCAGCTCGCGCACCCGGACCCGCACCAGGTCGAGCAGCTCGCGCACGCCGCGATAGAGCGCGGAGCGCGCCAGCAACGCACGGTGCACGCAGCGCGGGCCCAGCGAGCGACCGTCGGGCAAGGGCTTGGCGCAGTACTGGCCGCCGCGGCAAAACCCCTGACGCATGAAGTCGTACATCCCGTATAGATCGTTGGCCAACACCTGGAGCACGACCAGGTCGGGCTTTGACGCGCTGCCGCGCTGGGCGATCAACGAGAACTCGTCGCAGATCGTGTAGCCGGACAC
Coding sequences within:
- a CDS encoding methylated-DNA--[protein]-cysteine S-methyltransferase — protein: MTTIATLRIRPATPISTTTTPIDRAPARAVVFPTALGFAAAAWRGELIIRIVLPCRTRRAARIALEVALPKVELDQHGHPLVEDLVAYFCGSNPELSHYRVDLNRLGEFSAAVLQRTRRIPYGATTTYGDIARDLGRPQAARAVGGALGRNPLPVLVPCHRVLAADG
- a CDS encoding FYDLN acid domain-containing protein — translated: MIHPVHPEYGERHECYKCGCKFYDLGRPDKVCPKCVADQVEAPSPEERLFASRIREVRFTEEPLPEVESDDSDDDDSDAADSASDADFDDDDAD
- a CDS encoding DUF6268 family outer membrane beta-barrel protein, translated to MHHKMLFAAIAAALLISIAMPAVALDIVYVDYFTLGRDTFYDTDLEAHSQGLDAFLFLPIKFITLGAVYELRDYDWHNQSQRISRNQLPDQLQMTMFSVGTLLDLNQRWKLLVRFDPGIASDFRDISIEDFYFRGYGVALFSYSKELSLMFGGGYTDQYEAPSPVPILGFDWRPTKDVQLSLMIPDRFHFRFAINDRFWPGIRGCLRGYSFRLSEDQPFDGSRIHRRELRLGPILDVRIVADLFFGIEAGAIVFNEFDIYDKHNRRIHKGDRAANWFAQAGLYYRFDLANLEKN
- a CDS encoding SGNH/GDSL hydrolase family protein, whose protein sequence is MKISLTRRLAFALVALLLFVFAGEIVCRTLLYSSPYEPCPERSAADVTLLGDLRLNVDEISLMDRNFPFREQTNSQGLRRATDVELPKPTGVYRVLCVGDSFTYGPYVGNDDTFPGQLETRLNKQLEGRLIVEALNAGVSGYTICDEFSLIAQRGSASKPDLVVLQVLANDLYGMYDFMRQGFCRGGQYCAKPLPDGRSLGPRCVHRALLARSALYRGVRELLDLVRVRVRELRVRQARQAQQQRGDDHMTRYFNFELAQREQHEQRYAEIFAATVALCREQQIALLVLLPGKTNMPGVREYFARLCAEQGVELVDTFDEFSRFEMDQTYLFPKNGHLSRMGNILVAQQLAAAVSPRINAAVAEN